The Montipora capricornis isolate CH-2021 chromosome 3, ASM3666992v2, whole genome shotgun sequence genome window below encodes:
- the LOC138040549 gene encoding uncharacterized protein, translated as MKQLKNSEELNRKKEEEYQETIAAMQRRIKELEESVSKGKSKQKSAATEVDTDDGQKSDTDMGEVDPMEDGNWGKETKDDEDDEDDEDDEDDEDDEEGAELAQKKTKELPISGSNLEGFHKRYKGVLRILQKHRCSLTEAMRRFGIARNTLRDYIGLCELKIVDPRRYERIVGTEREKTGKVSAKIIECRCRAALKEFKTRLNELKEEKQLLPFYPKDEFYS; from the exons ATGAAGCAATTGAAAAACTCGGAAGAACTCAACAGAAAGAAGGAGGAGGAATACCAGGAAACGATCGCCGCCATGCAAAGACGCATCAAAGAACTTGAAG AGTCGGTTAGCAAGGGCAAGAGTAAACAAAAATCAGCTGCAACTGAAGTGGACACTGACGATGGCCAAAAGTCTGATACTGACATGGGGGAGGTCGATCCTATGGAGGACGGTAATTGgggaaaggaaacaaaagacgATGAAGACGATGAAGACGATGAAGACGATGAAGACGATGAAGACGATGAAGAGGGAGCTGAGCTTGCTCAGAAAAAGACTAAAG AATTACCGATATCAGGATCTAATCTGGAAGGTTTTCATAAACGATATAAAGGGGTCCTCCGAATTTTACAGAAACATCGCTGTTCCTTGACAGAAGCTATGCGACGCTTTGGCATCGCACGGAACACGTTAAGAGATTACATTGGCCTGTGTGAGCTCAAGATCGTGGACCCCAGGAGATATGAAAGAATTGTGGGGACTGAGCGCGAGAAGACAGGGAAAGTATCCGCCAAGATTATTGAATGTCGTTGCAGGGCTGCTTTGAAAGAATTCAAAACTCGCTTGAATGAATTGAAGGAGGAAAAGCAGCTCCTTCCTTTCTATCCAAAAGACGAATTTTACTCCTAA
- the LOC138041456 gene encoding uncharacterized protein: protein MPNFFREVLCPLIFATSSRGKLRLINWLQRNRLLKRNVNCGNCRNAMRLIRHPRNGDGYIWRCHRCRRSSSVRVHSYFYGSKISIARQLQFLWKWAHKCSLRMMEIEGTASQKVLVKFARKCRQVAWEALLRHPIPQLGGPGVIVQIDESKFNHKSKFHRGRRPQRERWVLGLFDTQYAPARPYLQLVRRRNAATLLRIIQRKVQPGSIVHTDQWAAYRQLQRRLGLQHGAVNHSLHFVDPVTGVHTQNAESNWCTAKEKFKKMKGNTNPDFLIEYLQEFTWRRWYGEPHPNGCFRRLLDDIAEQYPL, encoded by the exons ATGCCCAACTTTTTTAGGGAAGTTCTTTGTCCCCTTATTTTTGCAACAAGCAGTAGAGGAAAACTCCGCCTTATAAATTGGTTGCAAAGGAACAGACTACTGAAAAGAAATGTCAACTGCGGGAATTGTAGGAATGCAATGCGCCTCATTCGCCACCCGCGCAATGGGGACGGATACATTTG GAGATGTCACCGTTGTCGACGCTCTTCGTCTGTGAGAGTACATTCGTATTTCTATGGAAGCAAAATTTCAATCGCAAGGCAGTTGCAATTTCTCTGGAAATGGGCGCACAAGTGTTCGCTACGAATGATGGAAATTGAAGGAACGGCCTCACAGAAAGTTTTAGTCAAGTTCGCACGGAAGTGTCGGCAAGTTGCATGGGAAGCATTGCTGCGCCACCCGATTCCACAGTTAGGCGGACCAGGTGTCATTGTGCAGATCGACGAATCAAAGTTTAATCACAAGTCCAAG TTTCACAGGGGGCGTCGGCCTCAAAGAGAAAGATGGGTACTGGGGTTGTTTGATACACAGTATGCTCCAGCCCGACCATACCTACAGCTGGTAAGGCGACGCAATGCGGCGACTCTTTTGCGTATTATTCAACGGAAGGTTCAGCCTGGCTCCATAGTGCACACGGACCAGTGGGCGGCATATCGGCAACTCCAGAGAAGACTCGGCTTACAACACGGGGCGGTGAATCATTCTCTACATTTTGTCGATCCAGTAACCGGAGTCCATACACAGAATGCTGAAAGCAACTGGTGTACGGCAAaggaaaaatttaagaaaatgaaGGGAAACACAAACCCTGACTTTCTCATTGAATACCTTCAGGAATTCACGTGGCGAAGGTGGTATGGTGAGCCTCACCCAAATGGATGCTTTCGAAGGCTGCTCGATGACATTGCTGAACAGTATCCCCTTTAA